The Halarchaeum grantii nucleotide sequence ACGAGATCGGTTTCGCTCCCGACGGCGTCCGCCGCCCGCTCGTAGTACGACCCGCTGGGTGAGAACAGCACCAGCGCGTCGACGTCCGTCACGAGATCGCCGAGAAGGTCCTTCAGCGCGGCCATTACGTCTACTGACTCGGGGACTCGGGAAAAGGATTGTGACGGCGTCTGACGCGCGTCGGATGCGTCGGCGGCGCACCAAAGGGCTATGCCGGCGTCGGACGACGCGGGCGTATGGACGCCATCCCCGAGTCGTTCCACGACCTCTTCGAGAAGCGGACGTTCGCGCACGTCACCACGATGAACCCCGACGGGACCCCGCAGGCGACGCCCGTCTGGATCGACCACGACGCCGACACCGGCCGCCTCCTCGTCAACACCGAGCGCCACCGCCGCAAGGCGCGGAACGTCGAGCGAAACCCCTCGGTCGCCGTCAGCATGACCGACCCCGAGAACGCCTACCGCTACTGTTCGGTCACCGGCGAAGTCGAGGCGGTGACGGCCGAGGGCGCGCGCGAACACATCGACGCGCTCGCGCGGCGCTACCTCGGCGAGGACGAGTACCCGACACCGGTCGAGAGCGAGCGCGTGATACTCGAAATCCGCCCGGACGACGTCTCCGTCGCCGACGTGAGCGACTGACGACGACACACTGAACCCGTCGGCGCTCCGAGCACGCGAGCATGTCTGCCTTCATCGACGCCGTCCGCCACCACGGCGACTTCGACGGCGACCGAGAAGCACGCATCGCCGCTCGCGTCACGCTCGTCGCCATCGGCGACCGCCTCGACGACGCCGATGCCGACGCGCTCGCCGAATCGCTCCCCGAGTCGTTCGCGGACGCCGTCACCGACGTCGGCTCGGTCGACGGCGCGGACGAGGCACTCGCCGCGCGCGTCGCCACCGTCGCCGGCCTCGCCGAGAGCGAACGCGGCCGCGCGGACGGCTACGTCGACGCGACGCTCCGCGCGCTCCGCGACACCGTCCCCGGCGACGTGCTGGTGCGGGTCGCCGACGCGCTCCCGGACGAGCGAGCGCGGACGCTCGGCGTCGCGGACTAGTCAGAGAGCGACCCCGCTCTCGGCGCGTGTCGCGCTCGCTACTGCTCGCGCAGAAAGATGCACGGGACCGGATTCGAACCGGCGGACCCCTTCGGGATAGCGTCCTAAGCGCTACGCCGTTGGCCAAGCTTGGCTACCCGTGCGCACGTGGACGAACGGCCGAATCACCTAAGAGCGTGTCGCCTTCGCCGTGCGTTTATGTCGATGCGACCCGTGACGTGAGTCGTGTATCGCGCCGGAGACGCCCGTGAGGAGGAGGAGTGGCTGGGAGAGCTCGAGCGCGTGAGCGACCGCCTCGACCTCGACGCGGAGGCGCGCTCGACGGCGCGCGACCTCTTCCTCTCCACGCGCCCGGACGAGGACCGCTCGAAGCGCGCGGCGCTCGCGGCGTCGCTCTACGCGGCGTCGCTCGTCGCCGGCGATCAGCGCTCGCAGACCGCCGTCGCGGACGCCGCCGACGTCTCGCGACTCACGATTCAGGGGCGCTGGAAGGACCTCCTCGAAGAAGCGGGACTCGACCCCCCGGGCTGGTAGGCTACTTACTGCTCGCGCGCGGTGTCGCCGGGCGTGAGAGCGCCGTGCTCGTCGATCTCGCCGCGAACGATGCGCGTCGAGGAGATGACGCCGCCGTCCTCGGCTTCGACGCGCGGAACGACCTCGATGTCGAGTTCGTCGAGGCCGCGCTCGCGGCGGAGCTCGTTGATGCGCTCGGCGTTCGCTTCGGTCTCCGGGGAGCAGACGAGGGCGTCGAAGCGGGGCTCGACGGCGATGCCCGTCGGCTCGCTGAGTTCGCGGACCTCGTAGTCGCGGCCGTACTCCTCGGCGAAGGCCGCGAGTTCGTCCTCGAGGGCGCGCTTTCGCTCCGCGAACGGGCGGACGTGTCGCTCCTCGTGGCGGGTCTTCGGGGCGAGGTCGTCGCTCGTCAGGCCGACGGTGACGTCCCCGAGTTCGAACGCCCGCTCGAAGAGCGCGCGGTGGCCGTCGTGGATGGGGTCGAACGTCCCGCCCAGCGCAACGTTCATGTTCCCGAGGAGGGGGTGCCGGGGTTTATCCGTTGGGTTCTCAGGCGCTCGAAGCGCCGTCCTCGTCCGTCTCCTCGGACGACGCGCTGTCGTCGGCGTCATCCGTCTCGGCGCCGTCGCCGCTCTCGACTTCGATGCGGACCGGCTGGCTCTCGGGCTCGGACTCCCGGCCGAGGTTGAAGACGGTGTTCAGTTCGTCCTGCACGCCGCCCACGACGCCGCCGACGAGGTCGCTCGGCGCGATCGCGGTGTACTCGTAGGGGTTGTTGCCGGCGCCCTCGCTCTCGCGCTTGCGGCGCTCGACGGTGTCCTCGTCGGCGAGCTCGGCGAGCGCCTCGCGGACGGTGCTCGGATAGAGGCCGGTCCCTTCGGCGACCTCCTCGCTCGTGCTCCACGGGTGCTGGCGGAGATAGACGTAGATCCGCGCGCGGGTCTCCGTGTCGAGCATCCACGAGAGGATGTCGACGACGCGCTCGTCGAACCCGGAGCGCGCACGGTCGGCCCCCTCCTCGATGCGGTCGCGGGCGCTGCGCTCGCCCTCGGGGGAATCAGGTGTGTCCTCGGACATAGCGTTGTCTTCGAGGGAACGAAAGCCCCGAGCGCGTAAAAAGCTCCTGCTCGCCGTACCTAGAGGCGGACGGCGTCGTAGAGGGCGCTCGCGCCCTCGGTCTCGTGGACGCGGCGCTGGAAGGCCGCGCCGCTCTCGCGCTCGTAGACGTCCCGGATACCGGTGACGCCGAGGCGCTCGCACTCCCGCTCGACGACGTCGCCGAGCGAGACGGTGCCGTCGCCGTCGCGCGCGACGAAGGACGCGTCGTGGCCGTGGCGCGTCGCGCGCCACTTGTTCTCGTCGAGAAGTTCGCGCCGGTGGCCGTAGCCCTCGCCGCCGTCCGCGTAGCGCTCCGCGAGGTCGACGACGAGCGCGTGGGCGTACTCGACGAGCGCCTCGACGACCGCCGGGTCGTGCTGGGCGTCCGGCGCGCGGATCTCCACCGTGCCGTGCGCGGAGTGCGGGCGGACGTCCCACCAGATCTCGCCGCGGTCCTCCATCGACCCGTGCTCGACCATCGTCTCCTCGAAGGCGTCGAACTCGGCGTAGGAGTCGAACGCGGTCGGCATCCCCGTGTTCGGGAGGTTCTCGAAGACCTTCGCCCGGGCGGAGGCGAGACCGGTGTCTCGGCCGTTCCAGAACGGCGAGTTCGCGGAGAGCGCGAGCATGACCGGCAGGAACCATCGGATCTCGTTCGCGACCCACATCGCCTTGTCCGCGTCGTCGACGCCGACGTGGATGTGGAGGCCGGCGGTCGTGTTCCGGTGTTGGGGATACTGGATGCGCTCGAGTTGGGAGCGATAGCGGGGCTTCTCGGCGTGCTCGTGCTCGCGCCAGCGCGCGCCCGGATGGAGACCGGCCGCCGAGATGCCGTAGCCGTGCTCGGCGGCGTACTCGAGGAGCGCGTCACGGACCTCTCGAACCGCCGGCGTGACCTCGTCGGGGCCGTCGAGTCGTCGCGTCTGCGTCTCGACGACGAACTTGAAGAGCTCGTGGTCGATGCGCCCGTCAAGTATCTCGGGCGGGTCGGCCTCGTAAACGAGCGTGTCGCTGCCCGCCGTCGGGAGGCCGTCCTCGTCCACGACGAAGAACTCCTCCTCGACGCCGAGCGTCCCGAGGTCCGTGAAGGCGTCCGGCGAACCCGTCGTC carries:
- a CDS encoding pyridoxamine 5'-phosphate oxidase family protein; the protein is MDAIPESFHDLFEKRTFAHVTTMNPDGTPQATPVWIDHDADTGRLLVNTERHRRKARNVERNPSVAVSMTDPENAYRYCSVTGEVEAVTAEGAREHIDALARRYLGEDEYPTPVESERVILEIRPDDVSVADVSD
- a CDS encoding DUF2267 domain-containing protein, translated to MSAFIDAVRHHGDFDGDREARIAARVTLVAIGDRLDDADADALAESLPESFADAVTDVGSVDGADEALAARVATVAGLAESERGRADGYVDATLRALRDTVPGDVLVRVADALPDERARTLGVAD
- a CDS encoding transcription initiation factor IIB family protein codes for the protein MYRAGDAREEEEWLGELERVSDRLDLDAEARSTARDLFLSTRPDEDRSKRAALAASLYAASLVAGDQRSQTAVADAADVSRLTIQGRWKDLLEEAGLDPPGW
- a CDS encoding phosphopantetheine adenylyltransferase, which encodes MNVALGGTFDPIHDGHRALFERAFELGDVTVGLTSDDLAPKTRHEERHVRPFAERKRALEDELAAFAEEYGRDYEVRELSEPTGIAVEPRFDALVCSPETEANAERINELRRERGLDELDIEVVPRVEAEDGGVISSTRIVRGEIDEHGALTPGDTAREQ
- a CDS encoding winged helix-turn-helix domain-containing protein gives rise to the protein MSEDTPDSPEGERSARDRIEEGADRARSGFDERVVDILSWMLDTETRARIYVYLRQHPWSTSEEVAEGTGLYPSTVREALAELADEDTVERRKRESEGAGNNPYEYTAIAPSDLVGGVVGGVQDELNTVFNLGRESEPESQPVRIEVESGDGAETDDADDSASSEETDEDGASSA
- a CDS encoding glutamate--cysteine ligase; protein product: MTTGSPDAFTDLGTLGVEEEFFVVDEDGLPTAGSDTLVYEADPPEILDGRIDHELFKFVVETQTRRLDGPDEVTPAVREVRDALLEYAAEHGYGISAAGLHPGARWREHEHAEKPRYRSQLERIQYPQHRNTTAGLHIHVGVDDADKAMWVANEIRWFLPVMLALSANSPFWNGRDTGLASARAKVFENLPNTGMPTAFDSYAEFDAFEETMVEHGSMEDRGEIWWDVRPHSAHGTVEIRAPDAQHDPAVVEALVEYAHALVVDLAERYADGGEGYGHRRELLDENKWRATRHGHDASFVARDGDGTVSLGDVVERECERLGVTGIRDVYERESGAAFQRRVHETEGASALYDAVRL